One genomic segment of Impatiens glandulifera chromosome 6, dImpGla2.1, whole genome shotgun sequence includes these proteins:
- the LOC124941736 gene encoding protein CANDIDATE G-PROTEIN COUPLED RECEPTOR 7-like gives MNSPPFISILILAVATTLLLSQSTAEIRFSKIHNDDRSIIPLDDFGFTHTGHLNLNFSIISHSNPTADLSLIGFFLSTRDAWFHVMDQLQQHEINCAINSQFIKKVITFNELNQLNEDQQQHYTNLSISDSNQYTIVFCNCIKLKISMNIHTSMYNLDSKSNRDYLSAGRTNLPTIYSFFFILYVFVTCIWIYIIYSKLLSVYRIHFFMLAVVILKTLNLLCEAEDKSYIKKTGTSHGWDIIFYIFSFLKGISLFTLIVLIGTGWSFLKPYLQDKEKKVLMIVIPLQVMANVAQVVISESGPYDQEAYTWKQVFLLVDIICCCAVLFPIVWSIKKLREAARVDGKAAVNLMKLMLFRQYYIIVICYIYFTRVVIYGLETITSYRYQWTSVVAAEMATLMFYGFTGFNFRPKSHNPYFAIDDDEEDEAANEILKLEDEFEL, from the coding sequence ATGAATTCTCCTCCGTTCATCTCCATTCTCATCCTCGCCGTCGCTACAACCTTACTCCTATCACAATCCACAGCAGAAATCCGTTTTTCAAAGATACATAACGACGATAGATCAATAATCCCCTTAGATGACTTCGGTTTCACTCACACAGGTCATCTAAACCTCAATTTCTCCATAATCTCTCATTCAAATCCCACCGCCGATCTATCTCTCATCGGATTCTTCCTCTCAACTCGCGACGCCTGGTTTCACGTCATGGATCAGTTACAACAACACGAAATCAATTGCGCAATCAATTCACAATTCATCAAAAAAGTCATCACGTTCAACGAACTCAACCAACTCAACGAAGATCAACAACAACACTACACAAATCTATCAATCTCAGATTCAAATCAGTACACTATCGTATTCTGTAACTGCATCAAACTAAAGATCTCGATGAATATCCACACATCTATGTACAATCTGGATAGCAAATCAAATCGCGATTACCTCTCCGCCGGCAGAACAAATCTCCCTACAATCTACTCATTCTTCTTCATATTATACGTATTCGTTACCTGCATCTGGATTTACATCATCTATTCAAAACTCCTATCGGTTTACCGTATCCATTTCTTCATGCTCGCCGTCGTCATTCTCAAAACATTAAACCTCCTCTGTGAAGCAGAGGACAAATCATACATAAAGAAAACAGGTACATCACATGGCTGGGATATAATCTTCTACATCTTCAGTTTCCTAAAAGGAATCAGTCTCTTTACATTAATCGTATTAATCGGAACTGGTTGGTCATTTCTGAAACCCTACCTACAAGATAAGGAAAAGAAAGTGTTAATGATTGTAATACCATTACAAGTGATGGCGAATGTAGCTCAAGTTGTGATTAGTGAAAGCGGTCCGTATGATCAAGAAGCTTATACATGGAAACAAGTGTTCTTGTTAGTGGATATAATCTGTTGTTGTGCAGTTCTGTTTCCGATTGTTTGGTCGATTAAGAAATTGAGAGAAGCGGCTAGGGTTGATGGGAAAGCGGCGGTGAATTTGATGAAGTTGATGTTGTTTAGACAGTATTATATAATTGTGATTTGTTATATATACTTTACTAGGGTTGTGATTTATGGATTGGAGACGATTACTTCGTATAGGTATCAATGGACGAGTGTTGTGGCGGCGGAAATGGCGACTTTGATGTTTTATGGGTTTACTGGGTTTAATTTTAGACCTAAATCGCATAATCCTTATTTTgctattgatgatgatgaagaggatgaAGCTGCTAATGAAATTTTGAAGCTTGAAGATGAATTTGAACTGTGA
- the LOC124941715 gene encoding transcription initiation factor TFIID subunit 8-like gives MSDGDKVVSVTNDSKGEEIASLRINANDYSRAVSKIAIAQLCDSIGFQGYRESALEALEDVAIRYILDLGKTSKFYANVSGRTDCNVVDIVQGLEDLSSSTGFTGASEIGHSFANSGMLKEIIDYVETVDEIPFAQPLQRFPISRSCRTAPSFEQLGEIPVSKHIPSWLPAFPDQHTYKSTPIWSERQTDPREDKIELARQRRKAERSFLSLQQRLVTASKNEDETNNMFLAAPPIEDEERNGVGDDLRNVSALNMFIPAIEAISGGEICESESRCLPNVKIRQPVKLKIKMGEKILGKSVDLSIQKKKGLAKMGGWFPRDDEKDDKKRRAELILRQSMENRQELTQL, from the coding sequence ATGAGCGATGGAGATAAAGTGGTTAGTGTGACAAACGATAGTAAGGGTGAAGAAATCGCTTCATTACGAATTAATGCAAACGATTACAGTAGGGCAGTTTCGAAAATCGCAATTGCTCAGTTGTGTGATAGTATTGGATTTCAGGGTTATAGAGAATCAGCTCTTGAAGCTTTAGAAGATGTTGCAATTCGTTACATTCTTGACCTAGGAAAAACATCGAAATtttatgctaatgtatcagGTAGAACTGATTGTAATGTAGTTGATATTGTACAAGGGCTTGAAGATTTAAGTTCATCAACTGGGTTTACTGGTGCATCAGAAATTGGTCATTCTTTTGCTAATTCAGGCATGCTTAAAGAGATTATAGATTATGTAGAAACAGTCGATGAAATTCCTTTCGCTCAGCCATTGCAGAGATTTCCTATTAGTAGAAGTTGTAGAACCGCGCCAAGTTTTGAACAATTGGGTGAGATTCCTGTTTCCAAACATATCCCGTCTTGGTTACCTGCATTTCCTGACCAACATACTTATAAATCGACACCAATATGGTCTGAAAGACAAACAGATCCTAGAGAGGATAAAATTGAGTTAGCCAGACAGAGAAGAAAAGCTGAAAGATCATTTCTTAGTTTGCAGCAGAGGCTGGTTACAGCTTCAAAAAATGAAGATGAAACTAATAAcatgtttcttgctgctcctcCGATTGAAGATGAAGAGAGAAACGGTGTTGGTGATGATTTGAGAAATGTTTCGGCTTTGAACATGTTTATTCCTGCGATTGAAGCAATTAGTGGAGGGGAGATTTGCGAATCGGAAAGTAGGTGTCTTCCGAATGTGAAGATTAGGCAGCCTGTTAAGTTGAAGATTAAAATGGGTGAAAAGATATTAGGGAAATCTGTTGATTTGAGTATTCAGAAGAAGAAAGGTTTGGCGAAAATGGGAGGTTGGTTTCCGAGGGATGATGAGAAGGATGATAAGAAAAGGAGGGCTGAGTTAATTCTCAGACAATCAATGGAGAATCGTCAAGAACTGACTCAATTGTAA
- the LOC124943089 gene encoding UDP-glycosyltransferase 73C12-like, with the protein MTNYDNLHIFIFPFLAPGHQIPMLDMAKLLAARPNIKVSMVTTTQNLTRFRSDISGGARGLNIDLHVLDFPSEAAGLPKGTSDNFDSVDRDVCGNFLDAVMLLEAQADDLVRVHRPDVIISDLYVPWTDNIARKYGIPRVGFNVSSCFAMAVTNGVLDLLYGTGRFVEPTTERFLVPGLPDDVFVTMAQNPSRFFKNLDAMEFFMKVAEAERNTNGIIFNTFRELEPMYLDHYKRTSGKKAWALGPYLLYNKEQTDMTNRGQVSNINKNECLTWLDSQKPNSVIYVAFGSLCVFNEAQLLELGLGLEESNHPFVWALRNDNKVGPDILALEERVRGRGLIIKGWAPQAMILDHSSVGGFLTHCGWNSTLEGICFGKPMLTWPLFADQFYNEILVIERLKMAFGIGVDTGMEWGVEDKLGAQVKRDQVAYAVNRLMSGGDVVEEMRERAKELSKLGKAAVIKGGSSWDSIDDLIGEFMDHKKKRQEKNEI; encoded by the exons ATGACCAATTACGATAACCTTCACATTTTCATATTCCCATTCTTAGCCCCGGGCCATCAAATCCCTATGTTGGACATGGCTAAACTCTTAGCCGCCCGACCCAATATCAAGGTCAGCATGGTCACCACAACCCAAAACCTCACCCGTTTCCGTTCCGATATTTCCGGAGGTGCCCGAGGTCTTAACATCGATCTCCATGTCCTCGATTTCCCCTCGGAGGCTGCCGGCCTTCCAAAAGGGACCTCCGACAACTTCGACTCCGTGGACCGCGACGTATGTGGAAACTTCCTCGACGCGGTCATGCTCCTCGAGGCTCAAGCCGATGACCTCGTCCGAGTTCATAGACCGGACGTGATCATCTCCGACTTGTATGTCCCTTGGACCGATAACATAGCCCGCAAATATGGGATCCCACGAGTAGGGTTCAATGTGTCTTCTTGTTTTGCCATGGCGGTTACAAACGGCGTGCTAGACTTGTTGTATGGAACCGGCCGGTTTGTGGAGCCCACGACCGAGCGGTTCCTCGTCCCGGGGTTGCCGGATGATGTGTTCGTGACCATGGCGCAGAATCCGAGCCGGTTCTTTAAGAATCTCGATGCTATGGAGTTCTTCATGAAGGTGGCCGAGGCTGAAAGGAACACCAATGGTATAATCTTCAACACTTTTCGTGAGCTCGAGCCCATGTATCTAGACCACTACAAACGTACCTCGGGAAAGAAG GCATGGGCACTTGGACCATACTTGCTCTACAACAAGGAACAAACCGACATGACCAACCGAGGACAAGTTTCCAACATTAATAAGAACGAATGCTTAACATGGTTGGACTCGCAAAAGCCCAACTCGGTCATCTACGTTGCCTTTGGAAGTCTATGCGTTTTCAATGAAGCCCAACTCCTCGAGCTCGGGTTGGGGCTAGAGGAGTCCAACCATCCCTTTGTTTGGGCTCTTAGGAACGACAACAAAGTCGGGCCGGATATATTGGCACTAGAAGAAAGGGTAAGAGGTCGTGGCCTTATAATCAAGGGGTGGGCTCCCCAAGCCATGATCCTCGACCATTCATCCGTCGGAGGTTTCTTAACACATTGCGGATGGAACTCGACTTTGGAAGGGATTTGTTTCGGCAAGCCGATGCTTACATGGCCACTCTTTGCGGATCAATTTTACAACGAGATATTGGTAATTGAACGTCTCAAAATGGCGTTTGGAATTGGAGTTGACACGGGAATGGAGTGGGGAGTTGAGGACAAGCTCGGGGCACAAGTGAAGCGAGACCAAGTTGCGTATGCGGTGAATAGGTTGATGAGTGGTGGGGATGTAGTCGAGGAGATGCGTGAGCGGGCAAAGGAACTCTCGAAGTTGGGAAAGGCCGCGGTTATAAAAGGAGGTTCATCTTGGGATAGCATAGATGATTTGATTGGAGAGTTTATGGATCACAAGAAAAAGAGacaagaaaaaaatgaaatttaa
- the LOC124942631 gene encoding UDP-glycosyltransferase 73C12-like — MTNSESLHIFIFPFLAPGHQIPMLDMAKLLAARPNIKVSMVTTTKNLTRFRSDISGGARGLNIDLHVLDFPSEAAGLPVGTSDNFDSVDRDICGNFLDAVMLLEAQADDLVRVHRPDAIISDLYLPWTDNIARKYGIPRVGFNVSSCFALAVTNGVLNLLYGTGKLVEPTTERFLVPGLPDEVFVTMAQQPSRFFKNLDAMEFFMKVAEAERNTNGIIFNTFDELEPLYLDHYKRTSGKKAWALGPYMLYNTEHTDMTNRGQVSNIDKNECLTWLDSQKPNSVIYVAFGSLCLFNEAQLLEIALGLEESNHPFIWAIRNNNKVGPEILALEERVRGRGLIIKGWAPQALILDHSSVGGFLTHCGWNSALESLCFGKPLITWPLFGDQFYNEILFVERLKMAFGIGIDTGMVWGDENEVGAQVMRDQVASAVNRLMSRGDLAEEIRERAKELSKLGKKAVTKGGSSWDGIDDLIGEFMDHKKKRQENDQL; from the exons ATGACCAATTCCGAGAGCCTCCACATTTTCATATTCCCATTCTTAGCCCCGGGCCATCAAATCCCTATGTTGGACATGGCTAAACTCTTAGCCGCCCGACCCAACATCAAGGTCAGCATGGTCACCACAACCAAAAACCTCACCCGTTTCCGTTCCGATATTTCCGGTGGTGCCCGAGGCCTTAACATCGATCTCCACGTCCTCGATTTCCCCTCCGAGGCTGCCGGCCTTCCAGTCGGGACCTCCGACAACTTTGACTCCGTTGACCGCGACATTTGTGGAAACTTCCTCGACGCGGTCATGCTCCTCGAGGCTCAAGCCGATGACCTCGTCAGAGTCCATAGACCGGACGCGATCATCTCCGACTTGTACCTCCCGTGGACCGATAACATTGCCCGTAAGTATGGGATTCCACGAGTCGGGTTCAACGTGTCTTCTTGCTTCGCCTTGGCGGTTACTAACGGCGTGCTCAACTTGTTGTATGGAACCGGCAAGTTAGTGGAGCCCACGACCGAACGGTTCCTTGTCCCGGGGTTGCCGGATGAGGTGTTCGTGACCATGGCGCAGCAACCGAGCCGGTTCTTCAAGAATCTAGACGCCATGGAGTTCTTCATGAAGGTGGCCGAGGCTGAAAGGAACACTAATGGTATAATCTTCAACACTTTTGATGAGCTCGAGCCATTGTATCTAGACCATTACAAACGTACCTCGGGAAAGAAG GCATGGGCACTTGGACCATACATGCTCTACAACACGGAACACACTGACATGACCAACCGAGGGCAAGTTTCCAACATCGATAAGAACGAATGCTTAACATGGTTGGACTCGCAAAAGCCCAACTCGGTCATCTACGTTGCCTTCGGAAGCCTATGCCTTTTCAACGAAGCGCAACTCCTCGAAATCGCGTTGGGGCTAGAGGAGTCCAACCATCCCTTTATTTGGGCTATTAGGAACAACAACAAAGTTGGGCCTGAAATATTGGCACTCGAAGAGAGGGTAAGAGGTCGTGGCCTTATAATCAAGGGATGGGCGCCCCAAGCCCTGATCCTCGACCATTCATCCGTCGGGGGTTTCTTAACTCATTGCGGATGGAACTCGGCTTTGGAATCGCTTTGCTTCGGTAAACCTTTGATTACATGGCCACTCTTTGGGGATCAATTTTACAACGAGATATTGTTCGTTGAACGTCTCAAGATGGCgtttggaattggaattgacacGGGAATGGTGTGGGGAGATGAGAACGAGGTCGGGGCACAAGTGATGCGAGACCAAGTTGCATCTGCGGTGAATAGGTTGATGAGTCGTGGGGACTTAGCGGAGGAGATTCGTGAGCGGGCAAAGGAACTCTCAAAGTTGGGAAAGAAGGCGGTTACAAAAGGAGGTTCGTCTTGGGATGGCATAGATGATTTGATTGGAGAGTTTATGGATCACAAGAAAAAAAGACAAGAAAATGAccaactttaa